From the genome of Medicago truncatula cultivar Jemalong A17 chromosome 2, MtrunA17r5.0-ANR, whole genome shotgun sequence:
GTTTGCTAGAATTCACACAGGAAAAAAAGTCTAGATGGGCTATGCTATATCAAGAAATGGAATTGGATGGACGCAACAATTATACTGAACAAATTGAGAATTTGCGTAGTATAAATACGCTAATTGCTGTTGAGATGATTGGGAAGTTTTTGCAGGATAAAGTATCTTCAAGGATTCTTTGCTTGGCTCGCCGAAATTTGTACGTATTTGTTATCTTTATATTTATCCTCCACGTTCATTCTAGAATTTCCTATCTATTGAACTTAGCATATGATAATTCacaattttccattttcatttccATTTTATCAGGCCTGCACATTGGCTAAGTTTTGTTCAAAGGTTGCAGCTGCTAAGCACAAATTCTTTAGCATTGAGAAAGTCAAAGACTCTAAGTCCCGAGGCACTTCTGCATTTGACTTCAGATGCTTGTATGGTACTGTCTAAAGAATGCAAAACACATTCACAGCAAAAGTTCCGTAAAGTCATGGCTTTTGAATATCTTTCTTCTTCTGCGTCACTATGTCATGGTGCAAGTCATTCTGCTCTTTGGATTCCTCTTGATCTGGTGCTGGAGGACACCATGGACGGCTATCAAGTTAGTGCAACAAGTGCTGTTGAAGAAATTAGTGGTAAGACTGAGAATACCTACGGAAATTGGAATCCAGCTGAAATGCTAGATTTGTCCTTTTAACTTTAATTTAGGTTTTTCTGATatgcattttttgttgttgtttaggtTTGATAAAGACCCTCCGAGCAATAAATGGCACCTCTTGGTATGACACTTTTTTAGGTCTTTGGTTTGCAAGTCTACGGCTTGTTCAGAGggtaaaactatttttcttcaactttgtgTTTTCTCGTgaagtttttgttttaaatatatagtcTATCAATTACCGTCGGTATTCAGGCGAACTATGGATTACCAAAGCCCCATTTAGGgttaatacaaaataaattacttcCAGTATTCCTTTCCATTACGATTCACTTTGTTGCTAAGAGGATTGCATCAATGGCTTACTTATTTAATATTAACTATATTTGTAGGAAAGAGATCCTATTGAGGGCCCAATGCCCCATCTCGAAACCCGATTATGCATGCTGTTGTGTATCATACCTCTTGTTGTTGCCAATTTTATTGAGGAGGATGAGGAGGAAGAACAGACAACCATTGATGAAAAAGACGGCGATCCTACAGATCAGTGGAAGGAGAAAAGGTTTCCTGGAAAATGTCGTAATGATTTAGTTTCAAGTCTCCAGGTATTGGGCGATTATCAGAGCTTGCTCACTCCGCCTCAATCGGTTATTGCTGCTGCAAATCAGGCTGCTGCAAAAGCTATGCTATTTATTTCTGGCATCGCTATCGGCAGTGCATATTATGACTGCCTCACAATGGCGGAGATGCCCGTTGACTGTTGTAAGTGATATTGCTTTCTATAATATATCaatcataaattatatatagatCTCCAGCTACCAGCTACTATGAGTGAATTTTATCAACTGTACCAATATGTTGTTGGTGATGCTACGTAGCTTGTTCTGATTCtgtctttttcttcaaaatttgataaaatatatgcCTCCTGTTTCACATATTATTGACATGAAACGTAACAACAAAAGATGTGTATGACAATCATAATGTATTTTATTCCGGCGAAAATTATAATGAATATGGACTGTGGAGCAATGGGAAAGTATTAATACATGAAGTTGTGCAATAGGCACGTAGCTTTACCGTAATGCTTTGAATGTGTTTTTGTACTTGAGTCTGCTTTTGTGTTTCTGATTCTGTTGGAATTGCAGAAGGTTCACAGAGGCCGCAGCTTTCAAAATCTTTTGAAAGGTTGTAATTTCCTGTAATGCAACTGTCTCACTCTTTTAAAGGAAAATAGATTACCTAATTTGAATTAGGAAAACACTGCAGCAATAAAACATAGTACAGTATACACCGGATacatttttatttggaaaaaaattgaagatgccTCCTTGAGCACAGAAAAAAAAGCCTATTTCATCCTTTGAAAAGTGTAATCCTTTAAGACCCGTACATATTAGCGCGTGTAATTTCCACTACATTTGTTGGAGAAGTAATTGttgttttctctctctttcatttcaaTGCTGTGAGCTATAGGAAGAGCAACTGTTTGTAAAAAAGTAGAAATCATTTTACTTGACTAAAGATTTTTAGTATAAATAGTTGACTTGTGTAGGATCATGGCCCTCTCTTCAAAGGTTGTTCTATTCCTGCATTCCTTTAAACTTTTGGTTTAGCAATTCACTTTTCCCGAAGTTGTTGATTTTGCATTTTTCGTttagcattttatttttaagaacatatttttcacaCCATGTCTCATTTAGAAGCTATATATTTGTGAAAAGTTAAAAAGACCAGAAGGTTTTTGgtaaaaatatttctatttagGAACATCTAATCACTCAACAGGATAGTGATATTCAAAGAATAGTTAGTGTTTAACAACTTGACCTAATTTACCATTTGAGTAGTTAGAATTCCTTATCTGTAataacttcaccaaaaacacCTTGTTTGTAAtttaccatatttttttaaaaccttcaaatatttcttctttttcagcTGGAAACATGCGCCATCTGATAGTTGAGGCTTGTATTTCCCGGAATCTACTCGACACATCTGCGTACTTATGGCCAGGTTATGCGAATGGACACATCAATCAAATACCTCAATGTATGCCAGCTCAAGTACCTGGCTGGTCATCATTTTTGAAGGGAGCCGCACTTACTTCAGGGATGGTGAATGCTCTGGTTTCAAGTCCTGCCACAAGGTATGATTAAGTTTTTGCTTATTCagtcatttgattcatatacCTATTTGGTAGTACATTCAAGAACATGTAATGTGTGAATTTTAGGCAAACGTATTCCTGTATAGAATTTATGGTATTCCCTTCAATTTAGGCCTAGAGACACAATGCAACAaccttttcatatatttttcttttgttgaagttttattttatattctcaGTCCTGAACAGGCCACAAAAGAAGTCACGTACAAATGTTTCAATGGCTCTACATAACTTCATTCTCATGGTCAATGCACCTGTCACTCCGTGGTTTTAAAATGTAATGTGGTTACTCTGTGAACCTTTATATTGCAGTAAAATGCAGCCTATGTGGTTGAAATTGCGGTCGGGGAGACTTCAAAATCCACAATACTGAGGCAAACATAGAAAATTTATTGTAAAGAAACATTCATCATAAACTTAATTTATATGATAACAAGGGTGACAGAAAATTAGTAGACTTTAACTTACTTTTAAAAACCGTGGCCTGGTCTTATGCtcttttttgtaaatttacCAAAAGGTAAATCAACTGAATTTACGCTCCTGGATTTGATGGAAGCTTAGCAGAACTGGAGAaaatttttgaaattgcaattgCGGGATCAGAAGATGAAAAGATATCTGCTGCTACCATTCTTTGCGGGGCATCCTTAATTCGGGGCTGGAATATACAGGTATGAGTCATACCAACAAGCATGTAAAAACTAAAACTTGCACGGTAGTGCAGATTTTAGAGCATATCCTTCTTCTGAACAAATTTCGCATCCTAATAAATTTTGTATCTCTATTTTATGCAGGAGCATACTGTTCATTTCATTCTCAGATTATTATCTCCACCAGTTCCTATAGAGAACATGGAAGGAAACAACTATTTGATTAATTATGCTCCAATACTTAATGTACTCTTCGTTGGAATTTCATCTATTGATTGCATCCAAGTATTTTCGCTTCATGGCTTAGTAAGTTTAATTCTATATCAATCCCAAATTTATTAGCTGGTATTAACAAAACCTAATAATTCACATCAATGAAAGATGGAGATCAGCTTGTGCAACATATGAAATCCTCTGAAAACATCATTACAACCAGAAACATGAAATTAGAAAACTCTTGGGTAAATAACTAGTGATGGCTTGGAATATGTTTTTGCTTATTTATTCTACACATAGTTTGTTACCTTTTCGGGTGTTTTGTATATATACATGAGCTAGGATTATGATTGTATATGTATAACAAATTCTTTTCTTTAAACTTGGTATTAATTCATTTCCCGAATATCTAACCAGGTTCCGCAGCTTGCATGTTCCTTGATGCCAATCTGTGAAGTTTTTGGGTCATGTATGCCTAACATCTCATGGAAACTTACATCTGGGGAAGAAATATCAGCCCATGCTGTGTTTTCAAATGTATTTATTCTTCTTTTAAAGTTATGGAAATTTAACTGTCCTCCACTTGAACATGGAATTGGAGATACACCAAGTGTTGGTTCTCAATTAACTCCCGAATACTTGCTATTAGTACGAAACTCTCAATTAATGTCCGCTGGTAACATCCGCAAAGACCGTAACAGAAGGAGACTTTCAGAAATTGCGAGTCTATCGTCTCCAAATTCTGTATTTGTTGACTCTTTTCCAAAATTAAAAGTCTGGTACCGGCAGCATCAAGCGTGCATAGCTTCAACACTCTCAGGTCTTGTTCACGGAACCCCTTTCCATCAAATAGTTGAGGGACTTCTTAACATGATGTTCAGAAAGATTAATAGAGGAAACCAACCAACTATTACAACCGGAAGCAGTAGCTCTTCAGGGCTTGGAAATGAAGATGCCTCTATTGGACCAAAGTTGCCTGCTTGGGATATTCTCGAAGCCATTCCCTTTGTAGTTGATGCTGCCCTCACAGCCTGTTCTCATGGAAGACTGTCTCCACGTGAGTTGGCAACGGGTATGTATGCTTTTCTCCGATGAATCTGAGGGAACACATTGAACACCTTGCTGAACTCATGATTTCTAAATTATTGAGGAGAACTTAAATGGTCGTTGTCAAgccttaaaaatatttattttatcaagttAGATTTTCAAAATTGTCATTGATGTCTTTTGCCTCTAAACTTAACAATACCATAATGCTTTTCTTAATATCAGGGCTTAAGGATTTAGCTGATTTTCTTCCCGCATCTCTGGCAACCATAATAAGTTACTTTTCTGCTGAAGTAACTCGAGGAGTTTGGAAACCAGCATTTATGAATGGAACTGATTGGCCAAGTCCTGCTGCAAATCTACAGAACGTAGAGGAACAGATAAAGAAAATCTTGGCTGAAACTGGTGTTGACGTGCCTAGCCTTGCTTCAGGTTTTTCTTCTTGTTATCTTGAATTCTAAAAACTCCCATAAAATCCTGACTTATAATGCATTTTTGGCAACACAACACAATTTACATTTCATCTTTTACACCGCTTGATTCGAGTATCACACCCAATTGCTTTTTAAAACGTGTTCCTtcatcttccttttcttttccaaCATCAGTATCAAGTTGTTTACTATTGTAACCAGCAGTCGTTATTTCCACAGGAGACAGCTCGCCTGCTACACTTCCATTGCCATTGGCTGCCTTCACAAGCCTCACTATAACCTACAAAGTTGACAGATCATCGGAGCGATTTCTTCATTTGGCTGGCCAAACATTAGAGGGCCTAGCTGCAGGTTGCCCATGGCCTTGTATGCCAATTGTTGCTTCCTTGTGGACGCAAAAAGCAAAACGATGGAGTGACTTCCTTATCTTCTCTGCATCTAGAACTGTCTTCCTCCATAACAGTGATGCAGTAGTTCAACTTGTTAAAAGATGCTTCACAGCTACCCTGGGCATGAGTAGCTCCCCTATCTCATCCAGTGGCGGTGTTGGAGCCCTTCTCGGCCATGGATTTAAGTCCAATTTATGTGGAGGGATTTGCCCTGTTGCTCCAGGGATTCTCTACTTACGCGCTTACCGGTCGGTCAGAGATATTGTTTTCTTGACTGAAGAAATCGTTTCCATCTTGATGCAGTCGGTTAGAGAAATTGTATGCGGTGTGCTGCCAAAGCAGcgattgaaaaaattgaaactaaccAAAGATGGCATAAAATACGGTCAGGTTTCGGTTGCTGCATCAATGACAAGAGTGAAGCTTGCAGCTGCCCTCGGGGCTTCTTTAGTGTGGATATCAGGAGGGTTGACACtggttcaattattaataaATGAAACTTTGCCGTCATGGTTTATATCTGTTCAGAGATCAGACCAAGAAGAAAAGTCTAATGGAATGGTTGCCATGCTCGGTGGATATGGACTTGCTTACTTTGCAGTTCTTTGTGGTGCTTTTGCTTGGGGGGTTgattcatcatcatcagcttcaaAGCGACGCCCAAAAGTTTTGGGCACACACATGGAGTTTCTTGCAAGTGCATTAGATGGTAAGATATCACTTGGCTGTGATCCGGCTACTTGGCGTGCCTATGTTTCGGGTTTTGTAAGCTTGATGGTAGGTTGTATACCAAACTGGGTGCTGGAAGTGGATGTAAATGTGCTGAAGAGACTGAGCAATGGGTTGAGACAGTTGAATGAAGAGGAGCTTGCTCTTGCTTTGTTGGGTGTTGGTGGGGTTGGTACAATGGGTGCTGCAGCTGAGCTCATAATTGACACTGAAATGTAAACACTTCAACATGCAGTTTTACATTTTGGATGATATGTACATTAGTTAAATTTCATGTAtaacagtttttatttttatttttaaagttgcATATATGAGAATTGAGAATTTTGACTTGGAAAAGAAGCTATGATCCTATTATGAAGCTGCATCATGAATAGTTCAAATTCCGTTTGAATTTAACATACAATAGTTCAATTACCTATTAGTTTATCTTGCACAAGACAAAACACTGTCCATacacttccttcaaaaaaataaaataaacagtGACCATACACTTGATGACTCCAcacaatttatatatatatatatatatatattttttttttttgaacaagcacaatttttttttttatgaataccatttataaaaaaacaagcACAATTTATATTACCTATTTGGGTAGTACTCTATATATGCCATAAAATTAACTTATTCCTAATCAAGTCTAATTTGTCATTAACATGCAAATCactatttaatatataattctGAGGAATGTAATAAAAACACTTTAGTTGTAAGGTACTGTGATAATAGTTTGGGTGACAAAGATACGGTGATTAATCATACCTAATCATCCCTTCAACAAAAAATCATAgctaatcaatttttaattttcaaatgtagATGAAAATGATCGAATTTTTAATtttcctcttcaaaaaaaaaaatactttgaaatctcaatccaatacacccaCTTAGATCACAACAGTGTAAAATACATATCAAACAAATTTACAATGAATCCCGCATTAAACTTTACTTTCCAATATAGAAAACAATTCTACTTTATATTCCACTGTCATTTAGAAAGGAGCCAGAaacataattaatattaataatttacaATACAGAATACACATTAAATTCATAGCAAGAATAAGTTATGTTGTTCCAAAATAATGTGATCAGTCAGAACAAAGCAGCACATTTGTTCAGTAGTTCACGTTCAACTAAGTAATCCATTCATTTACAAACCATTTGAACAAGAACCATTTCTCTGAACACAAACAATAGAATCAAAAATTACTAATCAATTTTTACTAATCTATGCtttcattcattttaaattgaagTAAAAAGAAGCGATCATATAAGATGATATAATCAAATAAACCAGAAGTTGcaacatttcaaaataaaagacaatAATGAGATTGAGAACTAAGAGGATGAAGATGTTTTTGAGTTGAGATAAATTTGCATACAGTTTCGACGACACTTCACTCTATCCTCCATAGTTTGTATAATATCTCTCATAGTTTTGAAGTTCTCTATCATATATCTAACAACCACTAAAAGATGATCCAACAGATCAATATGGATCATCATCGGGTGTttcttttcgtttttttttcttcacaaagATAATTCCGAAGATTATCCATTAGATTATTCATCTGAGCAATTGCTTTCATCAACGATCTTTTCTTGTCGTCAACTGGGTTATTTATAATATGCAATTCCAAAGCCATGTAGTCTTTGAAGGCCTTAGAAAGTAAATCCTTGAAGTCGGGGAACGTTATGAGAATATGATTCTCCATGAATTGAGGATCAATAATTAATTCCACAACTTGCAAACGCACCTTAACTCAGTGGATTGCTTGACTTAAACTCTAGATAGGATTTCGATCATCAGTTCCTCTGGTAGAACCGTGCACAGCGACTCTGTAGTTGCTTCCGCCATCATGCAACAACGATTACGCGTCATCATGGCATGGTTACTGTTTCTCTTTtccttgttgttttttttcttcttctgttatTTTAGGGTTTCATAGCTTCGTCGTGCATCAGATTTTGATGTTTGTAATTCTAATCGTCTTAAATCTTAATAGACAGACTtatatagtctttttttttaggaaggtCTAATAGGCTAATATAGAAGTAACTagaagaatgaatgaaaataatgCATAAATTCTTTTCCCACGctccaaaataatttattttaataattgatcTAACAATTTCTCTTATCTGAAATGCACTAAAGTCATCAATATTCAAAGTCCTCCAATTATTTTCCCCAAAACTCTCGCGTGCATCtttagttttttcaattttattttttgtttgaattatataatttgaatccaACAAATACGTTTTAGATTATGTAATTTAAATCATGCCCATATATATACAACACTCTTTGAACTTTGCCTTATTCTTTATTTTGCTTAATTTGTACGGGGTTGGTCTATTTCGATTATATAATCATAAACATATTATTCAGTCATTCAGATTATGTAATTCGAAATAGAGTTAGGTGTACTTACGGAGTTACGGAACACATCCAAGAGCGAGCATCAAGATGTATGATTTTTGCATATGACAGAGTCCTGTTTGGAGAGTCGAGGGAAGAATTAAATGGGAGGTTGAAGACTTGGAGACAATcattataaatatatggttttcCCTTAAGTAAAAGCAAAGATGAATATATGGAATGCAATTTTAGCAAGATGAAAAGCTTTTATAGTGTAGAGGTGAAAGTTGAAATCATACCACAAGTTCTTTGGTTTAAATATCTCGGGGTCTATAGTACAAACTGACGGGGGAATAGAAGGAGATGTAAACCATCAAATCCAAGTTGGGTGGTTGAAATGAAGGAGTGACTCAGGTGTTTTATATGATGCGAAAGTACTGCTCAAGTTGAAGAGAAAATTTCATATGACAACGGTAAGACCGACAATGTTGTACGGGACAAGGTGTTGGGTGGTGAAGAACCAACATGAACATAAAATAAGCGTAGTAGAAATAAGAATGTTGTGTTGGATGAGTTGTATGACTAGATGAGATACAATTAGAAATGACGACAAGAAAGAGAGctggggtagcacctatagtagaaaagatgtAGAAAACTAGACTTAGCTTATTTGAGCAtgtagggtgtgtttggatggtaAATGATAGTTTAAGGAAATAAAGTGAAAGGAATGATTGTTAtaggaaagaaagtgaaaagaaaGTGAGTGGAAAGTGCGATgattttttagttgtttggtatGAGTGATAGTAGAAGGaaagaaatatttatatttattaaaatgactaaaatatccCTATAAGATGgtgatatataatatataactaatttaaagttccataaaaaaactaatttaaagttatacatttttttaaaggaatttgaagttataatttaattaatagtaaAAAACTACATAACagtatgattttttatttattttgataggaTACGACCATAAAAAACCACTTTCATTACTTTTATATTAATGTCACTTTGAAAAGTATTTGACCATTTGCATTTGTGAGTTTTACTGTAATTTTGCTGAAAACAGTGCATTCTTTATGCTTTCCGTCTTCAATAGAGCAGAAACATTTTATGTGTGGGACCCAACCATCATTATCATTCCTCCCTCTTTCTAAGGTGATTCTAAACTAAGGAAAGATTGCTAATCCTTCTACTTTCTCTCCTTCATCAATCTTTCCTTATGTTGTCACCCAAAACAAACACACCTATAGAGATAAGATGTTTGGATTATGCAGTtaggagagtagatcagatggagaGAAGTCGGATCACTAGAGGTAGGGGTAAACCTAGAAAAAGTAGAAAAGAAACCACTAGAAATGATCTAGAGATAAATAAATTGGAAAAAGATATAACTTTTAATAAAACATTATGTTGTATGTCGTTTGATTCATGTAATCTGGTCCACCTAATGAGATAAACATGGGTTGTTGTTTTAAAATCACGTGTGTTGAATGTtggtttttatatttattttatatttctttcaaaTATGGAAACACACtgtatattaatttaaaaatcatggCCTAGTAGGCCTAAAATGTAGTATAAAAGGCCTATATTTAACTATTAGTtaaatttgagcaaattttctGTCGGTtaacttgaaaatataaatttaataaaaaataaaataaaattaactctTAGTTATATAgacttttagaaagaaaaaaataggtaTGAAATTGTTAGCAAATAGTGGTTATGCTAGTTTTCGTGATCGTAATACTTCCTTCTTAAAACTTCTTCAATGTTTCTTAGCTTATCAATTAAGTTATCTATGTAGGATAAACTTTTAGAAAATCTTGATCATTTAGGGTGTGTTTTGTCTACTACAAAATGAATGGTATGATAAAACAACTTCAATTGTATAATGTTTGATATTTAAGACTATTTTACGgagatgaaattgatttttttttgaaggaatgaaaTTGAAATTCTTGTCGCTAACTAAATCAAAACACATTTTTTGTCTCACGTACAAGTTgtaaaaaataccaaaatagtcTTTTATTCACCAAAACTCATATAAGACAAAAAGTTATTTGATAACATAAAAGTTTATCatgtattattttatgttgtgttgttatgtCAAGTATTTATTGTTTACTAGATCAAACGTACCATTAATTGATAAGTTTGGACTAGCATTCCATTAGCTAGTTGTGGGCTAAACCATAGATTCATATTGATTTTATCTTTAGCAAAAAGCCTCCAACGTTATTAAAAACCAGacttgttccaaattttaatcTCTCACAAGAATTGCAATTataacttaactcagttggtatagataatgcataaaatatataaggtttgcggttcaaaccccgaccaccaaaaaaaaaaaaaaaaaagcctccAACGTTATTAAAATCTAGAattgttcatatttttaatCTCTCAATTAGTATTGCAATTATATTGGTGAGACCTAGATTACCCTATCTTGTTTAGGGTGTATTTATCCCTTCAAGATGTAATCATGTcaaataatgtaaaaaaaacctCCATAATAAATAGTATATCTCACATATCTTATGAGAGGAAGCACATACTTTCTTTGCTAAATGCTAGTCCCTCCATAATAAATAGCatatcacatatattaatttttcttctttaatttatatttatgttttttgaccaagaaaaaaaatttatatttaagattTCGTTCTATTTTgctttcttaaaataattattttagacAATTTAATTActtgagtttttatttattcattttagtattttaaattacagatattaaacattaaatttaattttaattttttttagtcaatttagtgtctttagtttttttataattattttagtgtgtgtttggattgacggCGTcgataattaattttgatagaattgagtttgagagaattgattctggttaaaaatgagtttgacgtaaattgatttatgtttggatacacatataaaagtgattatcatgagttgatgttgtttggatagtttaagtcaaacttgattttgaatATATAATGACCGAATTATCCTTTTAATTGCATTTAACACTAGACATcacattctcattttttttaactatttgaaCTTATGTTGAAATTATTCATATACTTCTATGAAATTggataattaaattaaatataattatataaaattagtaAAAAGAATATTcatacttgaccaaaaaaaaagggCCCATTTTCTGAAGCTTAGAAGAGAATTGGGAGTAGTTTGCTTTGATAGTTTGAATTAAGGAGGAGTATTAGTTTGTAATTCAAACCTTAATCATGTTTGTTTAGTTTGTTAGGGTTAGTTACTTGAGACAAGTAACTAACTGATTTACCTATTTTCTAGCTAGTTAGTTACACTTGCATTTGTTACTTGTTATGCAAGTATTAGAGGAACTTTTCACAGAATAATATACAACTTTGTTACCTTTGTGTATATATAGTGTTTTCCCTCAATGAATAATATAATGTTTcccttttttttggtcaagtatgaatattctttttattaattttatataattatatttaatttaataatccAAATGCATAAAAGTATATGAATAATTTCAACATaagttcaaataattaaaaaaaaaatgagaacatGATGTCTAGTGTTAAATGCAATCAAAAGGATAATTCGGTCATtatatattcaaaatcaattttgacttaAACTATCCAAATAACATCAAgtcatgataatcacttttatatgagtgtatccaaacataaatcaattcacatcaaactcatttttaaccaaaatcaattctctcaaactcaattatATCAAAGTCAATTATCGGCGCCACcaatccaaacacacactaaaataaatataaaaaaaactcaaagacactaaattgactaaaaaaattaagtttaatgtttaatatttgtaatttaaaagactaaaatgaataaaaaaactcaagtaATTAAATTgtctaaaataattatttcaagAAAGCAAAATAGAacgaaatctttttttttttttgagagcagAACGAaatcttaaatataaatttttttcttggtcataaaacataaatagcacaattaaagaagaaaaattaatatatgtgagatatgttatttattatggaggttttttctatattatttaacatttaatgttacatttgtatattacattttgattgattgatatctTGAAGGAGTAAATACCTCCTAAACAAGAGAGgataatatagaaaaaaaacCCAATTATATAGGAGTAAGATTTTAgttgtcacttttttttttagttttagattTAGTTGTCACTTTTAAATAGCACAATTCTAGTCGCTAATGCATCCCTCGTTGTAAACTAACCACTGATGTCATTAGTTTTTGCATATTAATGATGATTGAGAGACTCAAATCTTAAAACAATCATGCCCAACTACTTAGGG
Proteins encoded in this window:
- the LOC11440359 gene encoding mediator of RNA polymerase II transcription subunit 33A, producing the protein MEISMRRSMEEVTKEAQEKGSDPLAWALEMYSNLNSSGKSVPSSELAEFLVSYICWDNNVPIIWKFLEKALILNIVPPMLLLALLSVRVIPCRHAQPAAYRLYLELVKKHTFELKSQISRPDYQKDMKSIDAVLHLSKIFGMSQSEPGIVVVEFIFSIVWQLLDASLDDEGLLEFTQEKKSRWAMLYQEMELDGRNNYTEQIENLRSINTLIAVEMIGKFLQDKVSSRILCLARRNLPAHWLSFVQRLQLLSTNSLALRKSKTLSPEALLHLTSDACMVLSKECKTHSQQKFRKVMAFEYLSSSASLCHGASHSALWIPLDLVLEDTMDGYQVSATSAVEEISGLIKTLRAINGTSWYDTFLGLWFASLRLVQRERDPIEGPMPHLETRLCMLLCIIPLVVANFIEEDEEEEQTTIDEKDGDPTDQWKEKRFPGKCRNDLVSSLQVLGDYQSLLTPPQSVIAAANQAAAKAMLFISGIAIGSAYYDCLTMAEMPVDCSGNMRHLIVEACISRNLLDTSAYLWPGYANGHINQIPQCMPAQVPGWSSFLKGAALTSGMVNALVSSPATSLAELEKIFEIAIAGSEDEKISAATILCGASLIRGWNIQEHTVHFILRLLSPPVPIENMEGNNYLINYAPILNVLFVGISSIDCIQVFSLHGLVPQLACSLMPICEVFGSCMPNISWKLTSGEEISAHAVFSNVFILLLKLWKFNCPPLEHGIGDTPSVGSQLTPEYLLLVRNSQLMSAGNIRKDRNRRRLSEIASLSSPNSVFVDSFPKLKVWYRQHQACIASTLSGLVHGTPFHQIVEGLLNMMFRKINRGNQPTITTGSSSSSGLGNEDASIGPKLPAWDILEAIPFVVDAALTACSHGRLSPRELATGLKDLADFLPASLATIISYFSAEVTRGVWKPAFMNGTDWPSPAANLQNVEEQIKKILAETGVDVPSLASGDSSPATLPLPLAAFTSLTITYKVDRSSERFLHLAGQTLEGLAAGCPWPCMPIVASLWTQKAKRWSDFLIFSASRTVFLHNSDAVVQLVKRCFTATLGMSSSPISSSGGVGALLGHGFKSNLCGGICPVAPGILYLRAYRSVRDIVFLTEEIVSILMQSVREIVCGVLPKQRLKKLKLTKDGIKYGQVSVAASMTRVKLAAALGASLVWISGGLTLVQLLINETLPSWFISVQRSDQEEKSNGMVAMLGGYGLAYFAVLCGAFAWGVDSSSSASKRRPKVLGTHMEFLASALDGKISLGCDPATWRAYVSGFVSLMVGCIPNWVLEVDVNVLKRLSNGLRQLNEEELALALLGVGGVGTMGAAAELIIDTEM